The nucleotide sequence ACCCGGCGCCGTTCATGACGAACGACAACCTGGAGTACTACCAGGACGCCTACGAGATCGGCTACGAGAAGGTCATCGACACCTACGCCGCGGCGACGCAGCACGTCGACCAGGGCCTGTCCCTGACGCTGTTCTTCAAGGACACCGCCACGACCCGCGACATCAACAGGGCCCAGATCTACGCCTGGCGCAAGGGCATCAAGACCATCTACTACATCAGGCTCCGCCAGGTGGCCCTCGAGGGCACCGAGGTCGAGGGCTGCGTCAGCTGCACGCTGTGACGCGGAAGGAAGAACGAGGATCATGGGCGTGAAGCTGCTCGACCGGGTGCAGGCCATCAACTGGAACCGCATCGACGATGACAAGGACCTCGAGGTGTGGAACCGCCTCACGGGGAACTTCTGGCTGCCGGAGAAGGTGCCGCTCAGCAACGACATCCAGTCGTGGAACACGCTGACGCCCGAGGAGCAGACGCTCACGATGCGGGTGTTCACCGGGCTGACGCTGCTCGACACGATCCAGGGCACCGTCGGTGCTGTGTCGCTGATCCCGGACGCGCTGACGCCGCACGAGGAGGCCGTCTACACCAACATCGCCTTCATGGAGTCGGTGCACGCGAAGAGCTACTCGTCGATCTTCTCGACGCTGTGCTCGACCGCCGAGATCGACGACGCGTTCCGGTGGAGCATCGAGAACGAGAACCTGCAGCGGAAGGCCTCCATCGTGATGGAGTACTACCGCGGCGACGAGCCGCTCAAGCGCAAGGTCGCCTCGACGCTGCTGGAGTCGTTCCTGTTCTACTCGGGCTTCTACCTGCCGATGCACTGGTCGAGCCGCGCCAAGCTGACCAACACCGCCGACCTGATCCGGCTGATCATCCGCGACGAGGCCGTCCACGGCTACTACATCGGCTACAAGTACCAGCGGGGCCTCGAGACCCTCGGCCAGGCCGAGCGCGAGGAGCTGAAGGACTACACGTTCTCGCTGCTGTACGACCTGTACGACAACGAGGTGGCCTACACGCAGGATCTGTACGACGGTGTGGGGCTGACGGAGGATGTGAAGAAGTTCCTGCATTACAACGCGAACAAGGCGTTGATGAACCTGGGCTACGAGGCGATGTTCCCGGCGACGGTGACGGATGTCAGCCCGGCGATTCTGTCCGCGCTGTCCCCGTCGGCCGATGAGAACCATGACTTCTTCTCGGGGTCGGGCTCGTCGTATGTCATCGGCAAGGCCGTGGCGACGGAGGACGAGGACTGGGACTTCTAGGAGCCCGCCGCTCTCCATGCGGCAAGTGACTAGAACCCGCCGCCGGCGCGGACGGCGAGGTCCTGGCCGGACTCCCAGGTCGCGAGACGCTGGGCGTACTCGGCCTGAAGGTAGCCGAGCGGCTTGGCGCCGAAGAGCTGGCGCAGCGGCGGCTCCTCCATGTCGACGAGCTCGAGGATCGCGCGCGCAGAGGCCGCGGGGTCACCGCCGCCGGAGATCGCAGTCTTGAAGTCGCCCAGCTGCTCCCGCAGCGGATCGTAGGCCGGGTGCGGCTCGGCGAAGGCTGCAGTGACGCTTCCGAAATCGGTGGCGAAGGAGTCGGGCTCGACGAGTGTCACGTTGATGCCGAACGGGGCCACCTCGCCGGCAAGGGCGGCGGTGATACCCTCGATGCCCCACTTGGAGGCGTTGTACGCGCCGACGTACGGGAAGGACAGCACGCCGCCGGTTGAGGCGACCTGGATGATGTGGCCCGAGCCCTGCTCGCGCAGGTACGGCACGACCGCCTGGCTCACCCATACGGAGCCGAACAGGTTGGTCTCGATGACGCGGCGCAGCTCTGCCTCTGCGAGCTCCTCGACTGCGCCGAACTGGCCGAAGCCGGCGTTGTTGACGATGACGTCGAGGCGGCCGAAGTGTGCGTGCGCCGCAGCGACTGTGCTGAAGACAGCGTCGTGGTCGGTGACGTCGAGAGGGAGGGTGAGGACGCGGTCCCCGTAGCGGTCGATGAGGTCGGCGATGGCGTCGACGTTGCGGGCGGTGGCGACGACCGAGTCACCGCGCTCCAGGGCGGCTTCAGTCCACTGTCGGCCGAAGCCGCGGGAAGCTCCGGTCACGAACCAGATCTTGCTCATGTGTTGTTCCGTTTCTGTGGTTAGGTGCGACCGGCGCGCTGGCGGCGCTGCGGATCACGGGGTGGGATGTTGCTGATCGGGAGTGCGAGGGCCCTGTCCTGGTCAGTCGTTCTGATTGTTGAGTTCGGACAGGAAGTCGCGGAACTCTCCGCGCTCGGTGTGGAGCCTCCAGATGCGCTCGGCGATCGCCCGTGCGCTGCGTTGGGGATCGTTCGGGTCGATTGCTCCTGGCACGACGAGTTGCGTGACGTGGATGCCCTCGTCCCTCAGTGTCTCGTGGAGCATCTCGCCGAGGGCGCTCTCACCGGCGAACGCGACGGACGTGCCGGCGAAGTGCGCGCGGGCCCTGACGGCGGTACCGCCGTTGATGAGCACGATCGTGCCCTTGCCCGTCGAGCGCATGCCCGGGAGGACGGTGTCGACGGCGGTACGCAGACCGACCACCGAGAAGCGAAAGGCGGTGCTCAGGTCATCCGGGCTGGTGTCGAGGACGGGCTTCAGGTACTGCCTGGCGGGGATCGGGCTGTACTGCAGCACGTCGATGTGGCCGAGTTCGCTTCCAGCCCGGGAGAGGGCAGCGCGCAGCGAGCCGGGATCGAGCACGTCGGCAGCGTATCCGCGGGTGGTGATGCCTTCGGCGTTGATCGAAGCGACGAGCTCGTCGAGCTTCTCCTGGTTGCGGGCGATCATGGCGACGGCGAAGCCTTCGGCGCCGAAACGACGGGCGACGGCCGCGCCGACGCCGGGGCCGGCGCCGATGATGGCGATGGTGCTCATGGCGTTCCTTTCGTGGTCGTTTCCTCCACCCTAGGAGCGGAAATCGTCGGGCGGGAGTCACGCTGCGTGACCCCCAAACTGACCCGGGGCAGCGGGCATAACCACTGCCTTGGGGGTCACGCAGCGTGCCTGTCACCCTGCGGGCAGGCGTGATTACCATGTGGCTATGCCAAGTTCGGATGCGGCCCGCGCCGCGATCCGCGAGTTTCTGGTCTCGCGGCGTGAGCACCTCGCCCCCGGCGATGTCGGAATCGCCGTTCACACCGGGCGACGTAAGGTCAAGGGCCTTCGTCGTGAGGAGGTTGCGCTGTTCGCGGGCATCTCGACGGAGTACTACATCCGGTTCGAGCGTGGCGACGCGACCGGTGCCTCCCCATCAGTCGTGAACGCGATCGCGAGAGCGCTCCGCCTCAACGACATCGAGTTGCAACACCTCAAGGAGCTGCTGGCAGTGGCAGAGACGGTGGTGCCGACCGTCAAGACCGTCACTCAGCGACTTCGTCCGGCCCTGCAGCGGCTCATCGACGGGATGGTTGATGTGCCGGTGATTGTCACGAATGGGCACCACGATGTCCTCGGGACGAATCGCCTCGGGCGGGCCCTGTACGCGCCGATGTTCGATGACAACGGCGCAGCGAACACGTCCCGGTTCTTCTTCCTGAGAGAGGCCGAAGCCCGAGAGTTCTGGCCCGAGTGGGAGAAGCACGCTGATGACGCGGTCGCGATCATGCGAGCCGATGTGGGGGCTCGCCCCTTCGACGCGGAGCTGCGGGCGCTCGCGGACGAGCTGCTCGCGAATAGTCCTGCCTTCGCCGAACGATGGAAAGAGCACAACGTCCACCGGCACCGCACCGGCGTGAAGATCATCCAACATCCAGCCGTCGGTCGGCTCGAGCTTCCTTTCGAGAATCTGGCCATGCCAGGTGATCCGGACCTGTCGATGATGATCTACAACCCCGTGCCCGGCAGCGCCAGCTATGACGGCATCCGGCTCCTTGGCAGTCTGTCTCGAGGCGCGGCCGACCACAGCCCCGGCGCCCGGTCAACCGCCGACTAGGTGTGGCGACAGCCACACCCAGTCGGCACTGGCGTCAAACAGTCAAGGCGCTACGCAGCGCCGCAAGCCGCCGTGCACGCGCGTCAGCGACGGCGGGGTGCGCGGGCTTGACGACCTCGGCGGCGTGATGCGCGCCGGGAATGGTCACCAGCTCGGTCGGCACGCCGGCCTGCTTCAGTCGGGTCGCGTACTCGACGGTCTCCTGATGGAACAGATCGACGGTCCCCACCATGATCCACGCGGGGGCGAGCCCGCTCAGATCGTCGCGTCGCGCGGCCGCGGCGTAGGGGGGGACGGTTTGCGCACCCGGCTCGCCATCGAGGTAGGCCGCCCAGCCGAAGCGGTTGGACGGGACGGTCCAGGCCAGCGTCACGGTGCCGTCACTCTCGGCGCGTGTCACCGTCCGGTCATCCAGCATCGGCGAAACGAGCACCTGCAGACGCAGCGGGATGCCCGCGTCGTGTGCGCGCTGCGCGAGCGCGGCGGCCAGCCCGCCGCCCGCGCTCTCACCGCCGACCGCGATGCGCGACGGGTCGACGCCGAGCTCCTCAGCGTGCTCGACCAGCCATCGGAGGGCGTCGAAGCAGTCGTCGATCGCGGCCGGATACGGGTTCTCCGGTGCAAGGCGGTAGTCGGGCGCGATCACCAGTGCATCTAGATCCGCGGCGAACCCCGATGCCCAGGCGTTCACGTTCCGTGCAGACCCGGAGATCATCCCGCCACCGTGGATCCACACCACGGCCGGGCTCGGTCTCGTGCGCCCGGCCGGTTCATGAACAATGGCGGCGATGCCGTCCCGGCCGACGGCCAGCTCTCGGTCGACGACGCCTTCGCGGATCGCCGACGGGGCGCCGTTGATCTTGCGGAGCAGCTTCAGCATTCGCGGGCCGCGCACGTGCGCAGGGAACCGCACCAGCGGGGACATGAGTTCGGGGTCTGCCGCGCGCAGCGCGGACCTCCAGGTTGTTTCAGGCATTGATCCGGGGCCTTTCGTCGTCGTTGACGGTGATCGTGGTGGTCGAGTTCCCCTCGGCGATCTCGTACTGGGTCCCGGCGAGGGCGAGCGTGGCGGTGGAGCCGGCTGGGATCGTGGTCGTGACCTCGATGGACGCGCCGGTGCGAACCCAGGAGATCGTTGCGGGTCCGTGCGGAGTTCCCACCGTGGCCTTCGCATGGTCGAGGCCGCTGTCGATCCCCGGGCTGAGGAGGATGTGTCGGTAGCCTGCGGCCCCGGGGCGGATGCCGGCGACGCGCTCGACCAGGAATCGCGCGCAGACACCGAAGCTGTAGTGGTTGTGGCTCGCCTTCGCCGCACCCTTCTTCGTGTATCCCTCCCACGTCTCCCAGATGGTCGTCGCGCCGCGATCGATCTGCTGTAGCCAGGAGGGGCCAGAGTCCTGACGTAGCACGCGGTACGCGGTATCGCTGTACCCGTGGTCGACGAGCACATCCAGCAGGGCTCCCGTTGACAGGAAGCCGGTGCCCAGGTGGTAGCCGGCATCCCTCACCAGTCGGTCGAGGCGAGCGGCCGCCGCGGGCTTCTCGCTGTCGTCGAGGAGGCCGAATGAGATGGCGCGGACGTAGTCGTCCTGACGGTCGAGCCCGATCGTGCCGTCGGATCCGATGAAGGCGGCGCGCCAGGCGCGGCGGACGTTGTCAGCGAGCATCGCGTAGCGGGCGGCGTCGTCCGTCTTGTCGAGGATGCCTGCGATCCGGGAGAGCAGGCGGGCGGAGTGTTCGAGGTAGGCGGTCGCAACGACCGGGGCGGAGCGGCGCAGCGAGTCCATTGCCGATCCGAGGAAGTCCTCTCCCGGGCGCAGCCATTCACCGAAGTCCCAGCCCTGGTCGACGATGTAGCGCTCGTCTCGAGGATCGACAGTTCCGCGGCGGCCGCGCTGCCTGCGTGGCTTGGTGTCCGCGCGCGTCAGCAGGAACCCGATCCACCGTTCGGCTGCCGGGTAGGCCCGTGCGAGCACGTCGGTATCGCCGTAGTAGCGGTACAGATCCCAGGGCACGAGGACCGAAGCGTCCCCCCAACCGGTGGAGCTGGAGAGGAAGCGGAAGAACCCCGGGAACCCGCCCGAGAACGCGGAGGACTCGGCGGGAATGAACATCGGGATGCGCCCGTCGTCCAGCTGCTCCGCGGCGAGGTTGCGCAGGTAGCGGCTGAGATAGTCGCGCACGTCCCCGTACATGGCGGCGGTCGTGGTGAACACCTGGAGGTCGCCCGTCCAGCCCGAGCGCTCGCGGGTAGGGCAGTCGGTCGGGGTGTCTGTGAAGTTCGATCGGAAGCTCCACCGGACGTTCTCGTACAGCTTCGTGAGTCGAGGGTCGGAACAGGCGAACTCGCCGGTCTCCGTGACCGCGCTGGACAGGACGACGTACTCGATGTCGTCGGGGCTCAGGTCGTGACCGATCCCGTCGACCTCGACGTAGCGGAAACCATGGATGGTGAACCACGGCTGCCACCACGTCTCCGAGCCGTCCAGGGTGACGTGGTCTGTCTGCGTCCACTGCTTCCCGATCGGCAGCAATGCCAGGTACTGCGTGTCGAGTTCGCCATCCTTGCCGACGACCTCACTGTGGGTGAGGGTGACGACGGTCCCGGCCTTCCCACGCAGGCGGATCCGCACGACGCCCGCCGCATTCTGACCGAAGTCGACCAGTTGCTTTCCCGACGGTGTGCGGACGATCGACGCGGGAGTGAGTCGCGCGACGTCCTGCACGCGGGCGACCTCTTCCGGGATGAGGGTGCGTGCGGTGTCCAGCACGGCGCACGGAGCCAGGCGGGCCGGTGCGGTGTCGTCGGTCAGCCAGTCCGCATCTGTGATCCGCAGGTCCGCATGCTCCCCGAACTTGGGATCGGTGGCGCCGATCCGGCCGGGCCCGGCCAGCCAGCTCCGGTCGGTGGTGATCACCGATTCGGTCCCGTCGGCGTAGCGGATAGTCACCCGCGCCCACCCGGCGAGACGGTCGCCGTACACGGCCTGATGGTTGAGCGCACCGTTGCGCCCTCGGAACCGGCCGTCACCGACTGCCATCGCGAGAACGTTGAGGCCGGCGATCAGGTGCTCGGTGATGTCGTACTCCTGATACTCGACGTAGTGGTCGAACGGAGTCCACCGCGGCACGAGCGCGGACCCCGTCATGTCGACGCCATTGATGAAGAAGCGGTACCAGCCCAGCGCGGACACCTCCGCGCGTGCGGAAACCACTTCGCGGTCGATCTGCGTCGTGCCACGGAGGTACAGCGCGCGGTACGTCTTCCTGGCTGGCGGATGGGGGTCGGTGACCCAGAGTGGGGTGACAGTCATTGTCAGGTCTCCTCGGCATCGTTGTCGGTGACCACACAGTACCATCTATTTCGCTGAGTGAAATAGGTTCAGTGGGTATTCTGGGGTCAGGAAAGGAGGCGCCGTGCCCCGACCATCGCCCAGCGTTCTCGTCCCCGCGAGCGACGTCGACGCTTCGCCGGTTCTCAAGGCGACGCGCGAGCCGCTCCTTGATCTGTTCGAGCGACTGATCCGGGTCGCGAACAGCGATGTAGCTCGTCGCGAGCTCATGAACACGGTCGGCTTCCCGGGCGCCGATGTGCCGACCTTCCTCGCGGTCAACCAGCTCGCGCTCCATGGCGCACTCCGGCCCACCGATCTCGCCGAGCGCCTGGAGACGGGACGGCCCAACCTCACGAAGATCGTTCAGCGCCTGGAGAGCCTCGGGCTTGCCGCCCGCGTGGCTGACCCTTCGGATGAGCGGGGTGTGCTCGTCGCACTCACGGATGAAGGCCGCCGCATCGCGAAGCGCGTCATCCGCACCGAACGCGAATGGGTCACCGCAACGCTCGTCGGGTGGGAGGATGAGGAGGTCTCGACGTTCACGCAGCTCCTCGCGAAGTTTGTCGACAGGCTCGACTCGGCGTCGAGGGAGCGGTAACCCCGTCCTGGAATCCGTACCCCAGGCCGCCACGGCCGAACCAGAACGCGTCGACTGAGTCAGTTCGAGGGCGCAGTCCGAGAGGGCTTGAAGCCGCCGAACTCGGGGTTCTCCGCCCGCTCGCCGTCCTGCACCTTCTCTCTGCTGAACGACCTGTATGGCAACGAGGTGGCCTACACGCAGGATCTGCACGACGGTGTGGGGCTGACGGAGGACGTGAAGAAGTTCCTGCACTACAACGCGAACAAGGCGTTGATGAACCTGGGGTACGAGGCGATGTTCCCTGCGACGGTGACGGATGTGAGCCCGGCGATCCTGTCCGCGCTGTCCCCGTCGGCGGATGAGAACCATGACTTCTTCTCGGGGTCGGGTTCGTCGTATGTCATCGGCAAGGCGGTGGCGACGGAGGACGAGGACTGGGACTTCTGAACCTCAGCTCTTCATCGCCCGCAAGGGAGCGTCGAGGCCCGGATCCGTGCAGTCCCACGGATCCGGGCCTCTCTCGCGCCCGCTCCTGGTAGCTGCCAGGAGTTGGACGGACAGGGGCGCTCCTTCGTGGCGCGCACGCACGCCCTGATGTACGTTGGGGAGTCCGCCTTTCGTTTCGTCCACCTCTTGCGTTTTGTTTGTTTTGTGCGAGACTGGGGATGCTCTCGGGAGGCCGAGGGGCACATCAGGGTGAGAAGGTGCTGTCATGAACACTGCTGCAGTCGCGCCCGACAGGCGGCGCAAACCGATCAGTCCCTCACACTCGGCCGAGATTGCGCTTCTCGCCCGTTTCGTCGAGCGCGAGGAGGCCGCGACGCCGAAGCTGGTCGGACCGGATGGCGAGTCGGTGGCGCTTCCCGAGGAGATCTATCGGGTGCTCACGATGGTGGTCGAGGAGATGCGTGCTGGCAACGCGGTGAGCGTTGTGCCGGTCTCCCAGCGGATCGGGACGCAGGAGGCTGCCGAGTTGCTCGGCATCAGCCGACCGACGCTCGTGCGTCTGCTCGAAGGCGGCGAGATTCCCTACGACAAGCCGAGTCGACACCGCAGGCTCCAACTCTCGGATGTCCTCGAGTATCGCGATCGTTCTCACTCGCGCGCGAAGGAAACGCTCAACGCCATGACGGCCGAGGCGAGCAACCTCGGTCTGTACGACGACGATGCGGTCTCCTATGAGGAGGCGCTGCGAGCCGCCAAGAATGCGTCGAAGGAGTCCGGCCGATAGTGGCGCGGTACTCGGCGGTGCTCGATTCCTGCGTCATGGTTCCGGTTGCCCTGTGCGACATTCATCTGCGTCTTGCCGAGCGACTGGTATTCCGGCCGGTGTGGTCCGAGCGCATCATCTCGGATGCACGGAAGGCGGTGCTGCGGATCCATCCCGAGATCGACCCCGGCCGGATTGGGCGACGATTTCAGCAGATGAACGAGGCGTTTCCCGATGCCGAGGTACATGGTCACGAGACGCTGATCGATGGACTCGAGCTTCCCGACCCCGATGATCGGCACGTGCTCGCCGCCGCAATCGTGTCCGGTGCGGATGCCATCGTGACGGCGAATCTCCGTGACTTCCCAGGAGGTCTCTGGGAACGCTTCGGCGTTGAGATCATCAGTCCGGACGACTTCCTGCTCAATCAACTCGACATGGCCAATCGCGTCGTCATCGCTGCGATCGAGGAGCAGGCGGCCGCCACGACGCATCCGTCTTTGACCCTTGACGACCTGCTCGGCGTGCTGACTCGCGCTGGGGCGCCGAGGTTTGCCGATGAGGTGTCGCTCCGGCTGCGATAGTCGGGCCGATCGGCCCGCTCGCTTCTCGTCGGATACTGACAAGAACCCCTGGGTGTGAGTCGATGAGCGGCCAAACTGACGATCGTGCTCCCTGAGAACCTCAATGTCTGCACCCAGTCGGCGTGTGACCTCGAGGCAACGGGCCCTGACATGCGGAAAGGGCTTGACCGTTGGCCGAGCGCTGCCGGGAGGTGCCAGGGCGACGCCTGTTTCAGGTGAAGGCGGGTAACCGATGGTGCAGTCCTCACGCTCGGAACGACCGTGCGGGCGATCGCCGGCCTGGTCGGCGGCGATCCGCGCTGGTGGTGCCGTTCTTCGGCGGCAAGCGGCAAGGGTAGTCCTCGTAGTCCAGGGCATACGCGTTCCCGTCGCGGAACTCGTACGTCAATCGCCAATTGCCATGCACGGCGAACGACCATCGCCAGGCCAGATCGCCCTTGAGCGGATGCGGGCAGTGTAGCCCGATGCGCACCAGGGTTCAGAGGCGTGGTTCGGCTGCTCCCAGTCGTCCTGGGCAGGGCAGGGGAGATCGGCCGCGGGGTGAGGCGCAGGGCGGAGACCGCGATGCTCTAGTGCACGTGCATGCCCTCCAGGATCCGGATGTCGTCGAGGGTGAGCAGGTCGGCGGCGGTGACCGCGGTCGAGGGGGCGAGTCTGCTGGCTGCCTCCGCGATCTGCGCCGTCAGGATGCCGGTGGCGAGCGACTGACCCTCCCCGCGCGCGCTGATCTTCTGGCCGGTGCGACGGTTGAGCGCCGTCAGCGACCAGCCCGCGCCGCCCAGGTGTGGGGCGTGCCGCACCAGGCCGCGCAGCCGGGGGAGTCGGCCGACGATGCCCAGGGCGGCCGTTGAGATGCGGCTGTCGGTGGCGAGATAGGTGCGCACCGAGAGTCCGTGCGGGGTGCCGATCAGCAGGTGGTCAGGGAAGTCGGCCCTGAGATGCCTTCGCTCACCTGAGGGGCCGGGGAGCCTGCGGCCTTCCCGGAAGTTGAGGACGGTCCCGCCCTCCGGCGGGGCGAACAGGGGGTGGCCCGCCAGGTTGGCCGTCCAGTCGACGGCGGCCGTCCCGTGCTGCTCTCCGCCGCCCAGCACGACGGCGAGGTCGAGGTCGTCGCCGGGGCGAGAGTCGAGCGACGAGAGCATGATCGTGCTCAGGCCGGGTACGAGCCCTGCGCCGAGAACCAGCGGCTGGCCGACGGGGGACACGTGCGCCAGGTTGTCGAGATAGCTCGCGGTGGCCGAGATGTCGATCAGGATCGTGCCCCCGGCCGCCTCCGCGATGGCCGGCGCCTCGATGCCGCTGGCGTTGATCACCACGTCGTGGCTCGGGGCGCGTTCCGCGAGGGTCGAGAGGCCTGCGGGGGAGGCGAGGTCGATCGCGACGGAGTCGGTACCTCCGGCCCTGCCGGCAGGGGTGACCGTGTGGCCCCGGCGGCGCAGTTCCTGCGTGACCACGCGACCCACCGCGCCCCGCGCCCCGAGAACAAGTGCCCTCATCGCTCAACTCCTATCTCCAAACGGCTGGTTGGAGATCAACGTACTGCCCGCATGGCGTAAGTCCAAATGGTTGTTTGGGAATCGGGTAGGATTCGCTCATGGCTTGGGACACGGAGGCGACGAGGCGCAGGCTGCTCGACGCGGGGGCGCGCCAGTTCGCCGCGTACGGGTTCGCAGGCGCGCGCATGGATGCCATCGGCCGCGATTCGGGCGTCAACAAGGAGCGCGTCTATCAGTATTTCGGAGACAAGAGGGGCCTCTACGACGCGGCCCTGGCCGACCAGCTCGGTCGGCTCCTGGAGGGGGTCGACGTCGTCGGCTCCGGTCCCGAGGCCGTCGGCGACTATGCCGGGCGGCTCTTCGACCGGTTCCGCGAGGACCCGACGGCCGCGAGGATGCTCGCCTGGGAGAGCCTCGAGCTCGACGCGCCGGCGGCCGCCGAGCGGCGCGGGCACCTGTGTTCGAGTCGTGCTGCGGCCATGCAGGTCGCCATCCCTGGCCTCTGGGCGGACGCCGCCCCCGAACTCCTGCTCTCGGTCATTACCCTTGCGGCGGGCTGGTGGACCTTGCGTCACCTGGCTGCCGTGGTGCTCGACCAGGCGGTGTCCGACGACGGTCGCCGAGCCGTCATCGTGGCGCAGGCCACCGCGCTGGCGGAGGCCGCGAACGTGTCCGCTCAAGCCAGGCGGAACCATCGGTGGCTGGATGGGTTCCGCAGTGACGCCGAGGCCCTGGTCGACGAGGATCTGAGCGCGGAGCCGGAGGCCTGGTGACCCGGGGCGCTGTCTGACGGATCAACCTGGCAGGCCACGCGGCCGGAGCAGGATGCGGTGCCGCACAGGCCCCGCGAGTGGGCACCGCCCTGAGGGATCGCCGACGGGTGCCGCGGCCGACTCCCGGCGCAGCGGGCACAATGTGGCCATGTACGGCGAACGCATTGAGCGGTGGGAGAGCGTGACGGAGTGGCCGCTGGCCGGAGCGGCGCTGGTGTTTCTCGTCGCCTATGCCACGCCGATCCTGACCGACGTGTCGGGCGCCGTCGCGGTGGCGTGTGAGGTGGCCATCGGGGTCACGTGGGTGATCTTCCTCGCCGACTACCTCGTCCGGCTGGCGCTCGCCGAGCGACGGTTGGCCTGGTTCCTGCGGCACCCGCTGGACCTGGCGATCGTGGCACTGCCCATGCTGCGGCCCCTGCGGCTCGTGAGGTTCCTCACCGTGGTCAGCATCGTCGGCAGGGGTGCGGGCAACGCGCTGCGGGGTCGTGTCGTGGCGTACGCGATGAGCGCGACGATCCTCATCGGCCTGATCGCGTCGCTGGCGGTACTCGACGCCGAGCGGTCCTCCACGGGGCCGATCACGACGTTCGGCGACGCGCTGTGGTGGGCAATGGTCACCGTGACGACCGTCGGATACGGCGACTACTACCCGGTGACGCCGACGGGGCGGGCCGTGGCTGCCGGGCTGATGATCGGCGGCATCGCCCTGATCGGCGTCGTGACCGCGACGCTGGCGTCGTGGATCGTCGAGAAGGCGACGGGGGAGACGCAGACCGCCGCGGAGAGGACGGGCGACGACATCGCGGCGTTGCGGGCCGAGGTCGCCGAGCTGAAGCAGCTGATCGTCGAGCAGTCGGGTGTGCGCCGGGAGTGACGGTGCCGGGTCGGGTTGGCCCCTTCGCTGCGCTCAGGGCACCTCGACAGGCTCGGCGACCCGGATCCCTGAGCTTGTCTCTCCGGTTCCCTGAGCTCGTCTCTCCGGTTCCCTGAGCTTGCATCTTCGGTTCCCTGAGCTTGCATCTTCGGTTCCCTGAGCCTGTCGAAGGGCGCCGAGCGGAGCGAGGCGGTGGTCGGGGTTGGTCCCTTCGCTGCGCTCAGGGCGTTTCGAAGTGCTCAACGACCCGGTTCCCTGAGCTTGTCTCTCCGGATCCCTGAGCTCGTCGAAGGGCGCCGAGCGGAGCGAGGTGATGGGCGGGGTTGGCCCCTTCGCGGCGCTTAGGGCGTTTCGAAGTGCTCAGCGACCCGAGGGTGGGCGTAGCGTCTAGTCACCGACCAAGGGAGGTCCGATGTCCACGAACCCTGAGATCCCCGAAACGGACCTCGCAGAACAGACCGCGCCCGTCGATCCGACCGACGACGACCTCCGGCCCGACGGCGGCCCGGACGAC is from Tessaracoccus palaemonis and encodes:
- a CDS encoding PIN domain-containing protein; the protein is MARYSAVLDSCVMVPVALCDIHLRLAERLVFRPVWSERIISDARKAVLRIHPEIDPGRIGRRFQQMNEAFPDAEVHGHETLIDGLELPDPDDRHVLAAAIVSGADAIVTANLRDFPGGLWERFGVEIISPDDFLLNQLDMANRVVIAAIEEQAAATTHPSLTLDDLLGVLTRAGAPRFADEVSLRLR
- a CDS encoding MarR family winged helix-turn-helix transcriptional regulator — encoded protein: MPRPSPSVLVPASDVDASPVLKATREPLLDLFERLIRVANSDVARRELMNTVGFPGADVPTFLAVNQLALHGALRPTDLAERLETGRPNLTKIVQRLESLGLAARVADPSDERGVLVALTDEGRRIAKRVIRTEREWVTATLVGWEDEEVSTFTQLLAKFVDRLDSASRER
- a CDS encoding excisionase family DNA-binding protein; the protein is MNTAAVAPDRRRKPISPSHSAEIALLARFVEREEAATPKLVGPDGESVALPEEIYRVLTMVVEEMRAGNAVSVVPVSQRIGTQEAAELLGISRPTLVRLLEGGEIPYDKPSRHRRLQLSDVLEYRDRSHSRAKETLNAMTAEASNLGLYDDDAVSYEEALRAAKNASKESGR
- a CDS encoding ribonucleotide-diphosphate reductase subunit beta; translation: MKPPNSGFSARSPSCTFSLLNDLYGNEVAYTQDLHDGVGLTEDVKKFLHYNANKALMNLGYEAMFPATVTDVSPAILSALSPSADENHDFFSGSGSSYVIGKAVATEDEDWDF
- a CDS encoding TetR/AcrR family transcriptional regulator codes for the protein MAWDTEATRRRLLDAGARQFAAYGFAGARMDAIGRDSGVNKERVYQYFGDKRGLYDAALADQLGRLLEGVDVVGSGPEAVGDYAGRLFDRFREDPTAARMLAWESLELDAPAAAERRGHLCSSRAAAMQVAIPGLWADAAPELLLSVITLAAGWWTLRHLAAVVLDQAVSDDGRRAVIVAQATALAEAANVSAQARRNHRWLDGFRSDAEALVDEDLSAEPEAW
- a CDS encoding potassium channel family protein, with product MYGERIERWESVTEWPLAGAALVFLVAYATPILTDVSGAVAVACEVAIGVTWVIFLADYLVRLALAERRLAWFLRHPLDLAIVALPMLRPLRLVRFLTVVSIVGRGAGNALRGRVVAYAMSATILIGLIASLAVLDAERSSTGPITTFGDALWWAMVTVTTVGYGDYYPVTPTGRAVAAGLMIGGIALIGVVTATLASWIVEKATGETQTAAERTGDDIAALRAEVAELKQLIVEQSGVRRE